A genome region from Urocitellus parryii isolate mUroPar1 chromosome X, mUroPar1.hap1, whole genome shotgun sequence includes the following:
- the LOC144250711 gene encoding melanoma-associated antigen B16-like, translated as MPGHQKSQEGTHGEDLLILSEIQGPEVAQVSGTVEAPSTSSSQLLMPGNLSESPGALTPSTPSTPEDLQNSCSSPVAVMAPSLIQSSEGSGSKEEESVPNTSAMVADPEHVPKSALDEKVAFLVNFLLLKYQMKEPARKADMLKFIMEDDEVRFCEILLRASERLEMVFGLDVKEMDPINQCYGLSIKLGLTYDGMLSDEENIPKTGLLILMLGVIFMKGNRATEEEIWDVLKMTGIHRDQKHFIFGDARQLIAHDFVNEKYLEYHQVANSDPVQYEFQWGPRAHAETSKMKVLEFLAKVHGTNPRDFSAQYEEALLEEEERALARISIESASSSLATASSSAMGDSSSSI; from the coding sequence ATGCCTGGGCATCAGAAGAGTCAAGAAGGCACCCATGGTGAAGACCTTCTGATCCTCAGTGAGATCCAGGGCCCAGAGGTTGCACAGGTGTCAGGGACTGTGGAGGCGCCCTCTACCTCCTCCTCCCAGCTTCTGATGCCTGGCAACCTGAGTGAGTCTCCTGGTGCTCTAACACCCAGCACACCCAGCACTCCTGAGGATCTTCAGAattcctgctcctctcctgttGCCGTTATGGCCCCCTCTTTGATCCAGTCCAGTGAAGGTTCTGGCAGCAAAGAAGAGGAGAGTGTTCCAAACACCTCAGCGATGGTGGCAGACCCCGAGCATGTGCCCAAAAGTGCTCTGGATGAGAAAGTGGCTTTCTTGGTGAATTTCCTGCTGCTCAAGTATCAAATGAAAGAGCCAGCCCGAAAGGCAGATATGTTGAAGTTCATCATGGAAGATGATGAGGTCCGCTTCTGTGAGATCCTCCTGCGGGCCTCTGAGCGCCTGGAGATGGTCTTTGGCCTTGATGTGAAGGAAATGGATCCCATCAACCAGTGCTATGGCCTCTCCATCAAGCTGGGCCTCACCTACGATGGGATGCTTAGTGATGAAGAGAATATACCCAAGACGGGGCTCCTGATACTCATGCTGGGTGTGATCTTCATGAAGGGTAACCGTGCCACTGAAGAGGAGATCTGGGATGTGCTGAAAATGACGGGGATCCATCGTGATCAGAAGCACTTCATCTTCGGGGATGCCAGGCAGCTCATCGCCCATGATTTTGTGAATGAAAAGTACCTGGAGTACCACCAGGTGGCCAACAGTGATCCAGTGCAGTATGAGTTCCAGTGGGGCCCAAGAGCCCATGCCGAAACCAGCAAGATGAAAGTCCTCGAGTTTTTGGCCAAGGTTCATGGAACCAACCCACGTGATTTCTCAGCTCAGTATGAGGAAGCTCTGctagaagaagaggagagagcaCTGGCCAGAATTTCAATTGAGTCTGCCTCCAGTTCCTTGGCCACTGCCAGTTCCAGTGCCATGGGTGACAGCTCCTCCAGCATCTAG